AAAAGTAAAATACCTAGAGGCCACACCTAAAGTGGTGGGTTTGGGATGGCCGCTGAGGTCTGACTCCCTGGCTCCTAACGACATTCTCAAGAAAGCCGCTCTCCTCTCCAAGTCCTCTAACCTAGGGGCCCTAAGCACCCGGCCTCCCAGAGGTAATTCTGACCCTAGGCCTCGCCACCTCCCACCTGCTCCCAGCTCGCCTCCCCCACCCGAATACTTACTCAAAATCTTTCTCCGTGAAGGGAACGTCCTCAATCAACACAGCGGAATGGACATTGAAAAATATTCCGAGCATTATCTGGGAAAGGGGAATGGGTAGACTGTTGAATTCAGGCACCTGACCTCATGTTCACTTCGTAAACCCCTCCCATTTCCAATGTTGCTACAACACCCGAGCCTGAGATTAACCAAAACGAGGTGGTGGTTACTGGATTCGGACTCAGCCACCTGGAACAGGGCGTGAGGTGGTGACATTGAGACAAGTGGCCGAGGCAAGGGTGGGAATAGTGACCAAGCCATCTCTCCCGGGAACCCAGATTATCGTCCTCCCTGGAGGCGTCATCATCACGGGACAGTGcggaagaggggagggagaacTGGCACTTCTTCATATCATTTCTTCTTGAAGTGGCGGTGGGTGGATTACTGGGAAAACAAGGCCCAGCTACCCATTTCTGGAACAAGCACTCTCTTTTCCTCCCATGTCCTCCATTCAACTCAAGCATCTCTCAGGAACCCCGCTCTTGTTTCTCCTACCTTGAGGGGTCTCCACATTTACCAGCCCTGGCTCCTCCCATTCCAGGGCCCTTCGCTCcagttcccttttttctttttctttgggggacggagtctcgctctgtcacccaggctggagtgcagtggcgcgatctcggctcactgcaccctccgcctcccgggttcaagcgattctcctgcctcagcctcccaagaggctgggattacaggctcccaccaccatgcccggctaatttttgtatttttattagagacggggtttcaccatgttggttaggctggtctcgaacagttcccatttttcaatttcagTCTGTCTCCTCCGGGGCCTGTAGATCCCCAGCCCCTCCGGCCTGCCTGCGGCCCAGAGTTTCCTCGCCTCCCAGCCCGGAGCCCCTCAGACCCTCTCTGATCCTTGCCGGGGAGTCCCCTCACCAACATGATCACTCCCCAGGCGCTGAGGACGATGCCGCAGGCGGCCAGCTTCGGCCCACAGCACAGGAGCGACGCCATGAAGAAGGGAGTCGGGGATCGCCGAGGTGCAAGCGGGCTCGGAAAGCGGTGGGAGAAAGCCCAGGATGCCCTCGCAGGGCTGCAGAGGGGGCGTGGCCCCGGCCTCAACCATCCCACCCGGGGGCGGCAGGCCGACAAGGCTGGCGTCCTCTCAGGACTTTCGCGGGAGACGGCGGTGTCTGAAACCGAAGCTGCTCCCGGGGAAACCCGTCTTGATCTCTGTAGCTGGGGCGTGAGTATTGGAAGAGCGAGGGCCTCCGGTTTGTTGGTCCCCCTCCCCCCGCACACGGGAATGGAAGGAGCTGGCATGTCACGTGACCAAGTCTGTCACGTCACGTGACGAGGAACTACGCTTAGCGAGGCCTTAGGGGAAAAAGTCTAACTGGCGGAGCTCCTGGGAACTGGGGCGATGGGCTCTTAGTATCGGAGGATTGAAACCGtctgatttttacctgaaattccTTAGTCTCTCCTGTGTTGGGGAAATGGTAAGTAAGACAGATTTTCACCAACAGAGAGCGTTTCTGTCTCTTCTCTACTCCCTTTTAAAATTGAGATTCTGACAGTATAAAGGATTTAGGACCCCCTTTTGGGGATCAGGCATGGTTTTGTGGCTTTAAAACGCTTTAAAATTGCTGAAGGTTCTTGGTATTGGAACTGTTTCTCCTAAGTAACATTTTATCATCACACTTGAAATACTGTAACTCTCGATGCCAAATCCAGGAAAAATGGGCGGTTAGGAGAAGTCCAGGGAAAGCCGACTGAGCAGGCAGTGAAGGTAAGCAGTCCTGTTAAATGTACACAAAAATGTCACTTTGCTTCTCTACTTTAAACTAGGAGAACTGATAGGTCTCTTGAATAAGGTAggatataagattttaaaatataaataggtcATCCCCTCCAAAAAAGCTGTTTGTATGCTTAACTGGTGAGTTACAGATCTGtaataattatttagaaataggaatatcgaggcgggcggatcacctgaggtcgggagttcgagaccagcctggtcaacatggcgaaaccccgtctctactaaaaattacaaaaattagccgggtgtggtggcatgagcttgtgatcccagccactcgggatgCAGAGgcgggataatcgcttgaacccgggaggcgaaggttgcagtgagctgagatggcgccgctgcattccagcctgggcgatagagactacttctcaaaaaaaaaaaaaaaaaaaaaaatagggatgtTTGAAGAACACAATTTTGCACCGAGCAAGTTGTACCCACTCTAGTGAGGACAGTGACCTCAGAATAATTGAGAGGGATCATTTGACCTTGAGACCCCAGGACCTAACAAATAAACACTATCATTGGCTAGAATAACTTTGTAGTTCTTGTCCATTTATTTTGTGCATATTGTTCTTAAAAGGCATGTGAAAGATAACTTGGAATGTGGGAAACACATAGATCCCAGAGTATTAAAGGGGCTGGAAAAGTAGCCTTGAGACATGAATTATGTGCCTGTCATCTGGGACTGTTTGGAGAAAGAAGCCATTTTGGGGCAGTGGTTTTTATTCAGCCCCCAAAACATCATTCAGGGACTTTTGGGGTACATGGGTGAATAGGAGAAATATGGGTGGAAGGAAATTGCCAAAGAACCGAGTCAGGAATTCGTACATTGGCCACCAGGCATGAAGGTTAGTTCCTGGGAATGGAGAGTTAGCTGAGGTAAGTTGATTTTTCTAAGAAATCCCCCTGCTCCATGATCTTGGATGTTTTGGAAGTAGGGTCAGGGCCTCAGGCTAGTGCAGGGTTCAAGGGCCAAATCCAGTCTGTAGCCTGGCTGTGCATGTCTCAAACAAAGCATATTTGTTTGTGGATCTTTTTTGCATTTAAATGGTTGAATAAACCAAAAGAAGACTATTTTGTGATGTAACATTCATATCTCAGTgtccataaagttttattggaacatagtcaCACTCATTTCCATGTTGTCTATGGCTGCCTTCATGCTGCAGCAGGAGAGCTGAGTAGTTGAGACAGTGACTATGTGGCCTGCAAAGGGTAAAAAAGGATCTAGTCTTTGCAGAGAAAGTTTACTGCTCCCCTGGGCTAGTGGGATACTAATGTAGGGGGTTTAACTGGGGGAGAAAATAGAGCCTTAGCAGCAGAGACTTTAGGAAAGCATGAAATTCAAGATAGAAATGTCAGTCCTAAAGCTGATGTGAAATCTTGTAGGTAGAGTCACTCTAGGGCTCAGATGGTGACACTGTTCTCTATGCAGCTGGGCTTCAGATATTCATAGGGCCAGTCAAGTTGCTCATTCCGGGCTGTAATCTCCTTTTCCAGCTTTTCCAAATCTGTTCGGAATTGGTTTAGCACAGCTTTGGGCTTGGGGcctgagaaatatttttctttgtgatgCCCCAGAGGCACCTGAGACAGAACAAAGGATTAGTCAGTTTCTAAAGACAAATGCACCTAGAGCCCAGCCCCTCACTCTGATGTTTCCTTTCCAACTGTCATTTCCCTCTCCCGAGAGTCCCCTCTCACCATGTCCGGCTGGCGGCGACTCAGATGCCATGAGATGGCCATTTGAAGACAGGCCTGCCGGACATCAGGTAGGGACCCCATCACTGTGGCCATCGTCACATCTTCcttggtggtgggtgggggcatCCGCATTGTGCACGGGGCATTAGGGACCCAGGCATACCAGTCCAGCTGGAGGAAGAAACTGGAAGCCTAGAACCCTGGTACTTAGGGTTTGAACTCCCATCTCTCCCTCAGGTCACCTTGGCTTCAGGGACCTGGGCTTTCAGCTGTCCATACCTGGCCCTGGTTGATGGCGGCATGCTGGGCAGTGCATGTGAAGATGCACATGGTGAGGAAATGGCAGAGTTGACTCTGGGACTGGAAGGAGACAGGGAAACCTGGGCAGGAAAGGAATAGGAGTTAGAAGCTACAGCGTAAGAGGAGAGGAACAAAGGCTGTTGTTTTGGGATGCCCATATTTTAGAATTGATgagtatttgttcattttatttagacGTATTTGCATCAGACATGGGTTTAAGTCCTGGCTCAATCACTTACACTTAGTTACCATACGCCAGCTTAACCTCTTTGAACCTCCgttttttcacctgtaaaatatGGACGATACCTACGTTATATATGAGATGATGTATCAAAATCACCTGGTCtgtaataaatgctcaataagtaATAATTATTGTTATGGAAGGATTGGGGGCTGAAAAGTTCTGAGTGACCAAATATCCCTTGCCTCAAAAAGTGGTTAAGAATTGAGGGatgcggccaggcgcagtggctcacgcctataatcccagcactttgggaggccgagatgggcggatcacaaggtcaggagattgagaccatcctggctaacacggtgaaaccccgtctctactaaaaatacgaaaagttagccaggtgtggtggcgggcacctgtagtcccaggtactcgggaggctggggcaggagaatggcgtgaacccaggaggtggagcttgcagtgagccgagatcgcgccactgcactccagcctgggcgacagagcgagactctgtctcaaaaaaaaaaacaaaaaaaaaacaagaattgagGGATGCGTggtcagtgactcatgcctgtaatcccagcactttgggaggccaaggcaggaggattgctggtagtcaggtgacagagcaagagcctgtctctatttaaatattacaaaataaataaataatttagggaTGCGTACTTCTATTCCCAGACAGAATTACAAGTGTCTGTGTTATAAGGTGGGGAATAAGTCATGGATTTCCAGTGTCACAGCTAAGAGGGGCTCCCACAAAGGTTATCTCAGGCCACTCATCTTACAGTGGATATGGGGGCTCAGAGacctaataatctttttttttttgagacggagtcttgctctgttgcccaggctggagtgcagcggcacaatctcggctcactgtaacctccgcctctcaggttcaagtgattctcctgcctcagcctcccaagtagctgggattacaggctcccaccaccttgcccggctaatttttgtatttttagtagagatggggtttcaccgtgttggctaggctggtctcgaactcctggcctcaggtgatctgcccgcctcggcctcctaaaatgctgggagaCCCGATAATCTTATCAGTTAAGTGGAGTAAATATAATTACTCTCATAGGTAAGAAAATGAAAGCCCATAGAGAATAAACTGTCAGGACTGCATAGTTGGGAAAAGGCagaggctgaccttgaactcagTTTCCTGACTGTTAATCTCatggcatttttaattttagcctctAAAATGTCTGTTGGGAAAACTAGACAAAAGTGAGCTATGAGAACTGAAAGAGAACAAGGGGGAGGGCAGTTAGTGGAGGTTAAAGTTAACATGTGTCATGAACTGAATGTCTTTGGCtccaaaaaatttttatattgaaatctaatcccattgtgatggtatttggaggtggagccCCACATTAGGGCATGAGGGTGCAGCCCTCCTgaatgggtttatttatttatttatttattttggatggagtctcgctctgtcccccaggctggagtgcagtggcgcgatctcggctcactgcaagttctgcctcccaggttcacgccattttcctgcctcagcctcccgagtagccgggactacaggcgcccgccaacatgcccggctaattttttgtatttttagtagagacggggtttcaccgtgttagccaggatagtctcgatctcctgacctcgtgatccgcccgcctcggcctcccaaagtgctgggattacaggcttgagccaccgcgcccggcctgaatggGTTTAATACCTTTATGAGCAGAGGACAGAGTGCTAGCTTGCTATCTTTCTGCTATGTGAGGATACAGGGAGAAATCGGCTGTGGGCAGCCTGGAAGAGGGCTCTCACCAGaacctgatcttgaacttccagcctccagaactgtgaggaatacatttctgttgtttataagccacctagtctatggtgtgtggttttgtttttgtttttgttttttttgagatggagtttcgctctgttgcccaggctagagtgcaatggcgtgatccggctcactgcaacctctgcctcccaagttcaagcgattctcctgcctcagcctcccgagtagctgggattacaggtgcgtgccaccacgcctggctaatttttgtatttttagtagagacgggggtttcactatgttggccaggctggtctcaaactcctgacctcgtgatccacccacctcagcctcccaaagtgctgggattacaggcgtgagccactgcacccagcaaatgTTTTGTTGTAGTAGCCCAAACTGCTAGGAGCCTAAGGGACTGTACTGAGAAGAGCTAGAGAGAGTTTGGTCCTGGAAGGGTAGGGTGGTGCAGATTCCCCAGGGAGAGGCTCCCTCCAGGGTAAGGATGTTTGCCACATTCCCAGGATTGGCCATAAGGGCT
The sequence above is drawn from the Symphalangus syndactylus isolate Jambi chromosome 20, NHGRI_mSymSyn1-v2.1_pri, whole genome shotgun sequence genome and encodes:
- the RNASEK gene encoding ribonuclease kappa isoform X1, yielding MASLLCCGPKLAACGIVLSAWGVIMLIMLGIFFNVHSAVLIEDVPFTEKDFENGPQNIYNLYEQVSYNCFIAAGLYLLLGGFSFCQVRLNKRKEYMVR
- the RNASEK gene encoding ribonuclease kappa isoform X3 — encoded protein: MVEAGATPPLQPCEGILGFLPPLSEPACTSAIPDSLLHGVAPVLWAEAGRLRHRPQRLGSDHIMLGIFFNVHSAVLIEDVPFTEKDFENGPQNIYNLYEQVSYNCFIAAGLYLLLGGFSFCQVRLNKRKEYMVR
- the RNASEK gene encoding ribonuclease kappa isoform X2 codes for the protein MLELNGGHGRKRECLFQKWVAGPCFPSNPPTATSRRNDMKKCQFSLPSSALSRDDDASREDDNLGSRERWLGHYSHPCLGHLSQCHHLTPCSRWLSPNPIMLGIFFNVHSAVLIEDVPFTEKDFENGPQNIYNLYEQVSYNCFIAAGLYLLLGGFSFCQVRLNKRKEYMVR